A stretch of DNA from Amylolactobacillus amylophilus DSM 20533 = JCM 1125:
ATAGAGATGACACGTTCTCACGAGTAGAACTAGCAGATGCTTTTGAGGACCATGCGGTATTCACTTATCAAGGTAAGAAAATTCCAGACGAGGACTTGGACGTAATAAAACGTATCCTAGAAAGTAGACGTGATAAGTAATGAACAATGACGCATTTGATTATCTTTTGAATTATGCGTGGGACAAAAAAATCGGCTATGAACTAACTCGTGAACTAACTCCTGATTCTCCTTCGGCCGCATATCCAGAAGAAAAACTTGTGATAATAAACATGAACTGGCCAAACGAAAAAGAATTACCATTTCAATTGGCTCACGAAATCACTCATGTTACCAATGGCGATGATACACAGTCAAAATTGTACTATCACACTACATACAAGGGTAAATACGGCGTTGAGTATAAAGCCAATATTGGTGGAATAGAGTTGTTAGTTCAATACCACTTTGCTGAAATAGAACCTGAATCTGCTGACATAGATCAGTTTATCGACGCATATGCTATACCACAATATTTGAGAGACTACGTCATCAAAGAAACCAGAGACTTTTATAAGATTGGGGAATAAAAATGAAAGTAGGACTTAGAACACCGAGTTTAAAGAGATCCATTAAAGCACGAACAACAGGTAAATGGAAACGACAAGTAAAGGGTGCGGTAAATCCTTGGTACGGAAAAAAAGGAATGGGATTCATTAAGAATCCCGAAAAATCAGTCAAAAATGCAATTTATCACAGGACAACCTTTGGAGTTGGAGATTTAGTGAAGACAAGTACTGGTTCTCATAAAAAAAAGACTCAAAATCAATCAGCTGGCAGCACTGATTCTTCGAGCAAGAACATTGCAATAGCTATTGGCGTTGGAATTTTGATAATTGCTGCAGTAGTAGCATATTGGAAGGCTGCCCTGATCATAGCTGCCGTAATTATGTTAATTGCATTTTTTATAAAGAAGAAATAATAAAAAGCCACCGCGGCAACGGTGACTTGGGTAACTATTACAACAAATAAATTATACCAGAATTCTGGTAACGGAGGAATAAGTAATATGGCGAAAAAAGTAACGGGCGAAGATGGAAAGACATATAAGGTAAAGAAACCTTTCTACAAACGAATTTGGTTCTGGGTACTTGCGGTAATCGTGGTGGCTGGAATTGGATCTTCACTAGGCGGGGGCGGAGATAAAGAATCTACATCATCTGCTGATACATCAGAAAAGACAGAACAATCGTCTAGTAAAAGTAAAGAAAAATCATCATCATCCAAAAAGGTTGATGTACCTGCTGAATACAAATCAGCTTTGGCAAAGGCCAAATCATATGCATCAATGATGAACATGTCTAAACAAGGAGTATATGATCAATTAACTTCAGAAGCCGGTGAACAATTCAGTGCTGAAGCAGCACAGTATGCAATTGATAACGTGAAAGCTGATTGGAATAAAAATGCGCTTGAAAAGGCTAAGTCGTATGCAACAACAATGGATATGTCAAAACAATCTGTCCAAGAACAACTAGTATCATCATCCGGTGAGAAATTCACCCAAGAAGAAGCAAACTACGCTATGGGGAAAGTTAAGGCAGACTGGAAAAAGAATGCGTTAGCTAAGGCTAAAAGCTATCAGGAAGACATGTCAATGTCACCAGATGCAATTCGTGACCAACTAACTTCGTCTTCTGGTGAAAAATTTACCTCTGAAGAAGCAGAATATGCAATACAACACTTGAACGACTAGGCTAGATTAAGAAAATAGCCATATCCTCTCCTGCCAAGAAGATGTCCAAATCTGACGACTTAAAAAGCTGAATTTATTTGGAGGAAAATAAGAATGAAAAAATTACTCACAGCTGGATTTGTAGCCTTTTCAGCTGCCGTATTATTGACTGCATGTGGAGGGAAAGATACAACTAATACAGGCAAAAGTAAAAGTGCAAGTCAAAATGTTAATGTGGAAATTCCTAAAGGCGAAAGTAAAAGTGCAAGTCAAAATGTTAATGTGGAAATTCCTAAAGGCGAAAAGAAAGTATTACCACAACAGTTTACATACTTTGGAAAAACACAAGATGTTAAAGTTGTTAATCCTAATAAAACTCTATCTAAGGGCGGTTATACCGTTAACCTAAAAGAAGTACGCTTGACCAAATTTACTCCCAAAGACGACTTGGACAAAGAAAATACTAAAGATAGTTTTCCTAGTGCCACCGGAGAGTTTTTTTATGTAATAGCTATCGAAACAGAGTTAAACAATAATACAAAAGAACGGGCGGATATATACGGACCCGAAGCACTTATCTTGAGTGATGGTACCCAGCTAGATGATGATACAGGAGTGTCTGGTGGTGACCCAGCAGAAGTCGGAAGTAAGGCAAAAAAGACAATCTGGACGCTTTTTTGGGTCCCTGCAGAAGAAGCAGCCAAATTAACCAGTTTTAAAATTCAGTTTGACGATGTCTATGTCAACAGCACCGGTACCGGAAATGTTTTTCCAGATGCTACAATAAAGTTTTAATTCAAATAATTAACTGCATATAAAATAGCCATATCCCCCCACGTCTGGTGACCTCTGCGCCGGTCCGATTCCGGCGGTGGGTGTTAAAAAACAACTGAAATGATGGAGGTTGTACATAATGAAATATCGTAGTATGAAAATTGAAAACTTTCGGAAGTTTCATAATATCAATTTTACCTTTGGACAGAGAATTACTGTAATATCAGGAGAGAATGGGATTGGTAAATCAAGTCTGCTATCGCTTATTGCTTCTACGACTGGAACTAACAGTCGTGATCAGCCAAGAAGATTAAACGGAATAGCATTCAGGCCTGAATTCTCAGAGCTATTCAAAATTTCTGAAAAAGAAGATTATAAATCATATCGTTTGTTTATTGATTATGATCAAATGATTAACACTCAATACTATCTAACCAAACGAATTGGATTTAATGATTATACTGCAGCTAATCGTGGTATCAGACCACTTCCAAGAACTTCTATCCCTATTGACAGTCAAACTGACGTTACACAGAAACAAGCAATTGAAGATGCAAAAGAAGCATTCGACATAACTGATTCTAAAAGGATACAAGTACCAACAATTTATCTGAGCCTTTCAAGACTATTACCGCTTGGCGAAACCGAACTAAAATCTACCCAAGTAGCAAAAAATAATAACATTTTTAGAAAAAATTACGCTGACTTTTTTGCCAAATGTTATAATTCCGTTTTACCCAATTCCATTGACCCAGAGAATGTCACAGCTTATTTTGTTGAAAAAGAGAGGCTTGGAAAAAAACATTTAGTTTTAACTATCAAAGATACAACAAACGACACACAATCAGTCGGACAAGATAACCTAAGCAGTATAGTGTCGGCGTTGACGGACTTCTATGCAATAAAAGAAAATGATCCCACCAACTATAATGGCGGCGTTTTATGCATTGATGAGTTAGATGCCTCTCTTCATCCAAGCGCCGTCTTACGTTTGTGGAACTTATTAGTTATTCTCTCAAACGACTTAAATTTGCAAATAGTTATAACCACACATTCACTCACAATTTTGAAAGAAATCATTAAACTTGATGTTCCGAATCAAAGCGATTTTCGACTTGTCTATTTTAAAGATACTAATATCCCACGTGTCTCAAAACAAAATGACTATGAATTACTAAAAGCAGATTTGTTTAATCAGATCTCATTTAGAGGCCCCGAAATTAAAATATATTGTGAAGACAAAAGTACGTCAGATACTTTAGACTTATTATTAGACGCTGCAAAATCTCTTGAGTTACCTTTTGGAAATCCCAATGTAACAATTACAAGCGTAAACGTAAGCCTTGGGAAGAATCATCTCAAAACCTTAGTAGAAAAAGATGACTATTTTAAGTCCATTCTTATTGTTTTAGATGGAGATGCAAGACTAAGAAACGGAATTGATAATAATGAAGCATTGCAGAATACAGAATTTAGCAAAGGCTTTCATACCAGCAACCCAAATGCGGATAATATCATTTTTTTGCCTACTTTTTGTCCTCCGGAGATATTCCTATTTAATATCTTAAAAGACTACGCTAATGATCCTATTAAACACCAAAAATTTTGGAATTCCTTGGAGTATACTTCACAATTATCATTATACACAAGCTCGAAGATTCAAGAAAAGTTCAACACCATCTCAAAAAATTCTTTTGAAGAAATACATGAGAGTATAAAATGGTGGAAAAATATTATCGATTTCTTTAGTAAAACACACTTATTGCAAGATTATTTTGGCGAGCAAAATAATCGACTGGTATTGGAAGAATTCATTAA
This window harbors:
- a CDS encoding ATP-dependent nuclease; this translates as MKYRSMKIENFRKFHNINFTFGQRITVISGENGIGKSSLLSLIASTTGTNSRDQPRRLNGIAFRPEFSELFKISEKEDYKSYRLFIDYDQMINTQYYLTKRIGFNDYTAANRGIRPLPRTSIPIDSQTDVTQKQAIEDAKEAFDITDSKRIQVPTIYLSLSRLLPLGETELKSTQVAKNNNIFRKNYADFFAKCYNSVLPNSIDPENVTAYFVEKERLGKKHLVLTIKDTTNDTQSVGQDNLSSIVSALTDFYAIKENDPTNYNGGVLCIDELDASLHPSAVLRLWNLLVILSNDLNLQIVITTHSLTILKEIIKLDVPNQSDFRLVYFKDTNIPRVSKQNDYELLKADLFNQISFRGPEIKIYCEDKSTSDTLDLLLDAAKSLELPFGNPNVTITSVNVSLGKNHLKTLVEKDDYFKSILIVLDGDARLRNGIDNNEALQNTEFSKGFHTSNPNADNIIFLPTFCPPEIFLFNILKDYANDPIKHQKFWNSLEYTSQLSLYTSSKIQEKFNTISKNSFEEIHESIKWWKNIIDFFSKTHLLQDYFGEQNNRLVLEEFIKHYNNALRAVDKKNKSHLFG
- a CDS encoding Ltp family lipoprotein, with product MAKKVTGEDGKTYKVKKPFYKRIWFWVLAVIVVAGIGSSLGGGGDKESTSSADTSEKTEQSSSKSKEKSSSSKKVDVPAEYKSALAKAKSYASMMNMSKQGVYDQLTSEAGEQFSAEAAQYAIDNVKADWNKNALEKAKSYATTMDMSKQSVQEQLVSSSGEKFTQEEANYAMGKVKADWKKNALAKAKSYQEDMSMSPDAIRDQLTSSSGEKFTSEEAEYAIQHLND